A window from Fragaria vesca subsp. vesca linkage group LG5, FraVesHawaii_1.0, whole genome shotgun sequence encodes these proteins:
- the LOC101305853 gene encoding uncharacterized protein LOC101305853 codes for MDPPRGRARGRGRARRAGRAKGAGGARGRGRAPPVDDFFEEEVVLEEPVPVAVDDGLRLARLAQGIIRLGAPSFLGGTDFLVADHWIEGMETYFTLITCTEIEKMRIATFLLKDEARVWWNGVERARDVTALSWEGFVQLFREKYFPDTVREQLELEFIALVQGLMSVRDYKARFSQLYRFAREMDAVALPRKFIRGLRHKLRNVVSSHRFATLAEAVESALAVEQEEAMHEAEGLRDVHGKGKAVAGGSGSEGLHGASGKRQRTDQQALATVPAAPIRQVEPLRCYRCDGLGHIARECHKRKTQACYSCGQVGHLARECTRPQEDR; via the coding sequence ATGGATCCTCCGCGAGGGAGAGCTAGAGGCCGAGGTAGGGCCAGAAGGGCCGGTAGAGCCAAAGGGGCAGGTGGGGCCAGAGGCAGAGGTAGGGCTCCACCTGTGGATGATTTCTTTGAGGAGGAGGTGGTGTTGGAGGAGCCGGTGCCAGTCGCTGTAGATGATGGTCTACGATTGGCCAGGCTGGCTCAGGGTATCATTAGGTTAGGAGCGCCTTCCTTTCTTGGAGGTACGGACTTCCTAGTAGCGGATCACTGGATAGAGGGCATGGAGACATACTTTACCCTTATCACGTGTACGGAGATTGAGAAGATGCGTATTGCTACGTTTCTTCTCAAAGATGAGGCACGGGTATGGTGGAACGGGGTAGAGAGAGCTAGAGATGTGACCGCTTTGTCTTGGGAGGGGTTCGTACAGCTCTTTCGGGAGAAGTATTTTCCTGATACTGTGAGAGAGCAGTTGGAGCTTGAGTTCATAGCTCTAGTGCAGGGCTTGATGAGTGTCAGGGACTATAAGGCACGTTTTTCTCAGTTGTATCGATTCGCGAGAGAGATGGATGCAGTGGCCTTGCCACGGAAGTTTATTCGGGGTTTGAGGCATAAGCTCCGGAATGTTGTAAGTTCACACCGTTTTGCTACTCTAGCAGAAGCGGTAGAGAGTGCCCTTGCAGTTGAGCAGGAGGAGGCCATGCATGAGGCTGAGGGACTAAGAGATGTGCATGGGAAGGGGAAGGCCGTTGCAGGAGGCAGTGGCTCTGAGGGTCTTCATGGTGCGTCTGGGAAGAGGCAGCGGACCGATCAGCAGGCTCTAGCTACGGTGCCAGCTGCACCTATCCGACAGGTAGAGCCCTTGAGATGCTACCGTTGCGATGGGTTAGGACATATTGCTAGGGAGTGCCATAAGCGGAAGACTCAGGCTTGCTATAGTTGTGGGCAGGTGGGGCACCTGGCTAGGGAGTGTACTCGACCTCAGGAGGACAGATAG